A window of the Balaenoptera acutorostrata chromosome 13, mBalAcu1.1, whole genome shotgun sequence genome harbors these coding sequences:
- the LOC103015623 gene encoding hydroxycarboxylic acid receptor 2 gives MNPSHPQSHFLEIGKKNCCVFRDDFIAKVLPPVVGLEFVFGLLGNGLALWVFCFHIKSWKASRVFLFNLAMADFLLIICLPFLTDNYVRKWDWRFGEVPCRMMLFMLAMNRQGSIIFLTVVAVDRYFRVVHPHHALNKISNRTAALISCLLWGVTIGLTIHLLYKTMLIRNRNSNLCSSFNICHTFRWHDAMFLLEFFLPLGIILFCSARIIWSLRQRQMNKHAKIKRAINFIMVVAIVFIICFLPSVAARIRIFWLLHTAGTKNCDTYRSVDLAFYITLSFTYMNSMLDPLVYYFSSPSFPNFFSALINRCLRRKVPDESENNRSTSVELTGDPSTTKNVPDTLMANPSEPQSPSYLTPASP, from the coding sequence ATGAACCCGTCCCACCCGCAGAGTCATTTTCTGGAAATAGGCAAGAAGAACTGCTGTGTGTTCCGGGATGATTTCATTGCCAAGGTGCTGCCGCCGGTGGTGGGGCTGGAGTTTGTGTTCGGGCTCCTGGGCAATGGCCTTGCCCTGTGGGTTTTCTGCTTCCACATCAAGTCCTGGAAAGCCAGCCGGGTGTTTCTGTTCAACTTGGCCATGGCTGACTTTCTCCTGATCATCTGCCTGCCTTTCCTGACCGACAACTACGTGAGGAAGTGGGACTGGAGGTTTGGGGAGGTCCCGTGCCGGATGATGCTCTTCATGCTGGCCATGAACCGCCAGGGCAGCATCATCTTCCTCACGGTGGTGGCCGTGGACAGGTACTTCCGAGTGGTCCATCCCCATCACGCGCTGAACAAGATCTCCAATCGGACGGCGGCCCTCATCTCCTGCCTCCTGTGGGGCGTCACCATCGGCCTGACGATCCACCTCCTGTACAAAACGATGCTGATCAGGAATCGCAACTCGAATCTGTGCAGTAGCTTCAACATCTGCCACACTTTCCGCTGGCACGACGCCATGTTCCTCCTGGAGTTCTTCCTGCCCCTGGGCATCATCCTGTTCTGCTCGGCCAGAATCATCTGGAGCCTGCGGCAGCGACAAATGAACAAGCACGCCAAGATCAAGAGGGCCATCAACTTCATCATGGTGGTGGCCATCGTCTTCATCATCTGCTTCCTGCCCAGTGTGGCTGCACGCATACGCATTTTCTGGCTCCTGCACACCGCTGGTACAAAGAACTGTGACACCTATCGCTCGGTTGACCTGGCTTTTTATATCACCCTCAGCTTCACCTACATGAACAGCATGCTGGACCCTTTGGTGTATTACTTCTCCAGCCCATCTTTCCCCAACTTCTTCTCCGCCTTGATCAACCGCTGCCTGCGGAGGAAGGTGCCGGATGAGTCCGAGAATAACCGCAGCACAAGTGTCGAGCTCACGGGGGATCCGAGTACTACCAAGAATGTTCCTGACACTTTAATGGCCAATCCCAGTGAGCCTCAGAGCCCCTCTTATCTGACTCCAGCCTCTCCTTAA